A window of the Streptomyces griseochromogenes genome harbors these coding sequences:
- a CDS encoding LytR C-terminal domain-containing protein, with product MSMLTPPGMGGQYRITGGKYPRMRPRRRRGRLAFAAVASVTALGLTGWGTLQLIDIFTGGTEKSSAAGSKKDCRPKTDPAAQVRALPKPGEITVNVYNATPRTGLAKATADELKKRGFKIGDVGNAGKDFDKKIKGTGMLLGPDSALNTSLPVLATQLADAQRRTDAGRKGPALDLILGDSFKSLTSRPDATRAMTALAAPQPTATTEKSC from the coding sequence ATGAGCATGCTGACTCCCCCCGGCATGGGCGGCCAGTACCGGATCACGGGGGGCAAATACCCTCGGATGCGCCCTCGTCGGCGGCGCGGCAGGCTTGCGTTCGCCGCGGTGGCGTCCGTCACCGCGCTCGGTCTGACGGGCTGGGGCACTCTGCAGCTCATCGACATCTTCACGGGCGGCACCGAGAAGTCCTCGGCGGCCGGCTCCAAGAAGGACTGCCGCCCGAAGACGGATCCCGCCGCACAGGTCAGGGCGCTGCCCAAGCCCGGCGAGATCACGGTGAACGTCTACAACGCCACCCCGCGCACCGGGCTCGCCAAGGCCACCGCGGACGAGCTGAAGAAACGCGGCTTCAAGATCGGTGACGTGGGCAACGCCGGCAAGGACTTCGACAAGAAGATCAAGGGCACCGGAATGCTCCTCGGCCCCGACTCCGCGCTGAACACCTCGCTGCCGGTGCTCGCCACCCAACTGGCCGACGCCCAGCGCCGCACCGATGCCGGGCGCAAGGGCCCCGCCCTCGACCTGATCCTCGGCGACAGCTTCAAGTCCCTGACGAGCCGCCCGGACGCGACCAGAGCCATGACGGCCCTGGCGGCCCCTCAGCCGACGGCGACAACGGAAAAGAGCTGCTGA